In Spirochaetota bacterium, the DNA window TAAATAATACCATCATCCTTATATTTGTAAAAGGTTTATTATGGAACGTCCATTTTATATCGTCTATGACTCTTTATATACAACCAACTATGTAACTGCATCAGTGGAAAAACCCCAACGTGTACATCAAATAATGAAGGAATTGGGCGATAGTTACCCTATAATTAACCCCACAAGTTGCACTGACGAAGATATACTTCTTTGCCATTCTGAAGGCTTGCTAACCATGGAGAAACAGGATGAAGTGCGCTTTTCAGTTGCAAAATTAGCTGCAGGAGGTGCAATCACCGCCGCTACAATGGCAATGGAAGGAAAGCCTGCCTTTGCTGTTATACGGCCACCAGGACATCATGCCAACCCTGACCATAACTGGGGATTTTGCTACTTTAACAATATGGGAATTGCCATAAAGAGGCTCCTAGCTGATAATATGATAAAGAAAGCAATAATTCTTGATATTGACCTGCATTTTGGCGATGGTACTGATACCATTTTTAAATCTAATATTAATGTGCCCGTATTAAACATACAATCATCTAACCCTGTTGATTTTATCAATGAAACAAAATCACGATTGCAGCAATGTGGTAGTGCTGATATAGTAGGTATAAGCGCAGGATTTGATCAGTATATAAAAGACTGGGGTGCAAATCTTTCAACTCAGGACTATTACACAATTGGTCAGATAGCAGGAATACATGCAAAACAGTACTGCAAAGGTCATATATTTGCCATTCTAGAAGGCGGTTATTATATCCCTGATTTGGGGAAAAATGTTATAGCTTTTATTGAAGGTATTCGTAATGGCCTTTATGATTGATAAGGCTTTATAAGTATGCATCACAAAATTACCATTTCACTTTTTATTAAAATTTTTCTGTATACTACATTTGTATCAGGAACTATCTATGTGTTTCTTTATGGAAATAAAACCATTAGTTTTAGTCCCACCACTATTACCGGCTTTATTGTAATAAATATTGGTGCTGCAATTCTTGCTGTTGTATTTTTTGCAAAACCTTTTATTCTGCTTCTTCGTTCAATCCAATCACTGGTTAATGACAGGTACACATCTGACCCCTTTTCAAAAGAACATTTGATAATGCTGACACATGAACTGGAACAATTTAAAGCAAGGTCAGATGCATTATTGCGTGAAAAGGATACCATAGTTAATGAATTGATTGAATCAAAAAAATTATTAGAAAAATATTCTAACAACCTTGAGGAAATGGTTGAACAGCGCACTGAAATATTAAAGTGGCTTTCAATTACCGATCCATTAACAGGATTGTATAATAGAAGATATTTTATAGAACAAATTGAACTGGAGTTTAAACGCGCAAAGCG includes these proteins:
- a CDS encoding GGDEF domain-containing protein, whose protein sequence is MHHKITISLFIKIFLYTTFVSGTIYVFLYGNKTISFSPTTITGFIVINIGAAILAVVFFAKPFILLLRSIQSLVNDRYTSDPFSKEHLIMLTHELEQFKARSDALLREKDTIVNELIESKKLLEKYSNNLEEMVEQRTEILKWLSITDPLTGLYNRRYFIEQIELEFKRAKRYNRDLSLLMLDIDHFKSVNDNYGHQVGDIVLRKISSIIINQLRDSDLAFRYGGEEFMVILPETKADDAINVAKRMKQEIMESEHAYRNLNFKVTASIGIVSIKDMLSKFETVDDIIKKVDDNLYKAKNSGRNTIIYE
- a CDS encoding histone deacetylase family protein: MERPFYIVYDSLYTTNYVTASVEKPQRVHQIMKELGDSYPIINPTSCTDEDILLCHSEGLLTMEKQDEVRFSVAKLAAGGAITAATMAMEGKPAFAVIRPPGHHANPDHNWGFCYFNNMGIAIKRLLADNMIKKAIILDIDLHFGDGTDTIFKSNINVPVLNIQSSNPVDFINETKSRLQQCGSADIVGISAGFDQYIKDWGANLSTQDYYTIGQIAGIHAKQYCKGHIFAILEGGYYIPDLGKNVIAFIEGIRNGLYD